Proteins encoded together in one Candidatus Xianfuyuplasma coldseepsis window:
- a CDS encoding amino acid ABC transporter permease, whose amino-acid sequence MNSTSTSNIISYLLAVLTVAAFVATVVLLQSSSFDISSFEPYQNLITTGIYNTILVSIITLLGSLILGFIFYLLSVSKVKYLVALTDVFTEIIYGTPLLVLIIVMAFLIGPAFNNYNRNLLGITGLIVYMTPYMKNVYKSAIASIGEEQYLAMDLFGFTSYQKYRYIIIPQVVRILMPPMMNNFSLIIKGSALLNVLSYTELFYAIRVAQSKTFAFVEGYVLMWVLYLLITIPLSQFTKWIERKWAL is encoded by the coding sequence TTGAATTCTACATCAACGAGTAATATTATATCGTATCTTTTAGCAGTATTGACAGTTGCAGCATTTGTTGCAACTGTCGTATTGCTACAATCCAGTTCCTTTGACATCTCATCCTTTGAACCGTATCAAAACCTCATTACAACAGGAATCTATAATACTATACTTGTATCCATAATTACCCTACTTGGGAGTTTAATATTAGGATTCATTTTTTATTTACTAAGTGTATCCAAGGTCAAGTATCTTGTTGCCTTAACCGATGTTTTTACCGAAATTATTTATGGGACTCCTCTCTTAGTACTCATCATCGTGATGGCATTCCTGATCGGACCTGCATTTAATAACTACAATCGAAATTTACTCGGTATCACGGGACTTATCGTCTACATGACACCGTATATGAAAAACGTTTATAAATCAGCCATTGCGAGTATTGGTGAAGAACAATACTTAGCCATGGATTTATTTGGATTTACCTCGTATCAAAAATACCGTTACATTATTATTCCTCAAGTCGTTCGGATATTAATGCCACCGATGATGAATAATTTTTCCTTAATTATCAAAGGGAGTGCGCTATTAAACGTATTAAGCTATACAGAACTATTCTATGCGATTCGTGTCGCTCAATCAAAAACCTTCGCTTTTGTGGAAGGGTATGTATTAATGTGGGTATTATACTTGCTGATTACGATCCCATTGTCACAGTTTACCAAATGGATTGAACGGAAGTGGGCACTATGA
- a CDS encoding superoxide dismutase, with translation MKHTLPELAFAYDALEPYIDAKTMEIHHTKHHQGYINKYLKALEGHDDLLAKDVEDVLRNLNLVPEEKRQGVINNGGGYFNHRLFWTILTPEKTEASAELLKAIDASFGSFDEFKDAFTKAAATRFGSGWAWLVKKEDGTLAVVSTPNQDAPFAYGKPILGLDVWEHAYYLNYQNRRPDYISNFWNVVNWKQVSEYFAK, from the coding sequence ATGAAACACACATTACCTGAATTAGCATTTGCCTATGATGCTTTGGAACCTTATATCGATGCTAAAACGATGGAAATACATCATACTAAACATCATCAGGGCTATATTAACAAGTATCTAAAAGCACTTGAAGGACATGACGACTTATTAGCAAAAGATGTAGAAGATGTTCTACGTAATTTAAACCTCGTACCAGAAGAAAAGCGCCAAGGTGTCATTAACAATGGTGGAGGATACTTCAATCACCGTTTATTCTGGACCATCTTAACTCCAGAAAAAACCGAAGCATCTGCAGAACTTTTAAAAGCGATTGATGCATCATTTGGTTCATTTGATGAGTTTAAAGATGCATTTACTAAAGCTGCAGCAACTCGATTTGGTAGTGGTTGGGCTTGGTTAGTGAAAAAAGAAGATGGAACATTAGCAGTTGTATCAACCCCGAACCAAGATGCTCCATTTGCATACGGAAAACCAATTCTTGGACTAGACGTATGGGAACATGCGTACTATCTAAACTATCAAAACCGTCGTCCAGACTACATCTCCAATTTCTGGAATGTTGTCAATTGGAAACAAGTATCTGAATATTTCGCAAAATAA
- a CDS encoding NUDIX hydrolase, translated as MRRYNLIMVLDPSEQHILMCHRQSDPYKGKYNLVGGKIDDGEVIINSAYRELFEETGITRDEITLYPYLDFLWHPIKMSMNVFIGRLKHSVTLVEEVHPLTWVSINENFFDSDLYAGEGNIGHMVQIYHEIRGEIFDN; from the coding sequence ATGCGTAGATATAACTTAATTATGGTACTCGATCCTTCGGAACAGCATATCTTAATGTGTCATCGTCAGTCCGATCCATATAAGGGAAAATACAACTTAGTTGGCGGGAAGATAGATGATGGAGAAGTGATTATTAATAGTGCGTACCGAGAACTTTTTGAAGAGACCGGTATTACCAGAGACGAGATAACATTGTATCCGTATTTGGATTTCCTTTGGCACCCAATCAAGATGTCAATGAATGTATTTATTGGACGTTTGAAACATTCTGTTACATTAGTTGAAGAAGTGCATCCATTAACATGGGTCTCAATCAATGAAAACTTTTTTGATTCGGATCTCTATGCTGGGGAAGGAAATATTGGACATATGGTTCAGATTTATCATGAGATACGAGGTGAGATTTTTGACAACTAA
- a CDS encoding VOC family protein produces MNIKNIRTFIPSKDFEVSKRFYEDLGFEIQWEGEDLIIFGTKEQNFFLQKYYVEEWANNFMLQMHVDDLDALYDICDAVIKRYEGTKIKPIFEADYGRTFHILDPAGVLWHMTQVTKPVENEQDLLCDDPQ; encoded by the coding sequence ATGAATATAAAAAATATCCGGACATTTATACCAAGTAAAGATTTTGAAGTGTCTAAGAGATTTTACGAAGATCTTGGTTTTGAGATTCAATGGGAAGGTGAAGATTTAATCATTTTCGGTACCAAAGAGCAAAATTTCTTTCTCCAAAAATACTACGTTGAAGAATGGGCTAATAATTTTATGCTGCAAATGCATGTGGATGATTTAGATGCATTATATGACATTTGTGATGCAGTAATTAAACGGTATGAAGGTACCAAAATTAAGCCTATCTTTGAGGCAGACTATGGTCGCACCTTTCATATATTAGACCCTGCAGGCGTACTGTGGCATATGACACAAGTGACAAAACCAGTGGAAAACGAACAAGATTTACTGTGTGATGATCCTCAATAA
- a CDS encoding PhnD/SsuA/transferrin family substrate-binding protein has translation MKKLLLVFVAAFAVFTLSACNGEEEVKDYSDQTLVVYFVPSRPADQILEITAPLEDLLADELEALGFPVGGVEVKVSSTYEAAGEALLGGTGDIAFLPGGTYVAYKDVADSPVEVILAATRGGLSKDSLVAKDWNDGKATDSYPGFQVAYYKGLIIAGPSTAGVALAAKVNAGTELVWDDVKDLNWCVRSATSSSGYIYPAIWLQENFDGKTFADITGTVTTTGGYGDSMSSLATETCDVATFYADARRDYADEWETDYEKTDIWTETNVVGVTSNIMNDTISVSTVNLDADIIEAISQAFINIAGTLEGQGVMTVYSHQGYIVVDDSDYDPARAAAELAAE, from the coding sequence ATGAAAAAATTATTATTAGTTTTCGTTGCTGCATTTGCTGTATTCACATTGAGTGCATGTAATGGTGAGGAAGAGGTAAAAGATTATTCAGACCAAACATTGGTTGTATACTTTGTACCTTCACGTCCTGCAGATCAAATCTTAGAAATTACTGCACCGTTAGAAGACCTTTTAGCTGATGAATTAGAAGCATTAGGATTCCCAGTTGGTGGAGTAGAAGTTAAAGTTTCATCTACGTATGAAGCTGCTGGTGAAGCATTACTTGGAGGAACTGGAGACATCGCGTTCTTACCTGGTGGTACTTATGTAGCGTACAAAGATGTTGCTGACAGCCCAGTAGAAGTTATCTTAGCTGCTACACGTGGTGGTCTTTCAAAAGACAGCTTAGTTGCGAAAGACTGGAATGATGGAAAAGCTACAGATAGCTATCCTGGATTCCAAGTTGCTTACTACAAAGGATTAATCATTGCTGGTCCAAGTACTGCTGGTGTTGCACTTGCTGCAAAAGTTAATGCTGGTACCGAATTAGTATGGGATGACGTTAAAGACTTGAACTGGTGTGTACGTTCTGCTACATCATCAAGTGGATACATCTATCCAGCTATCTGGTTACAAGAAAACTTTGATGGTAAAACATTTGCAGACATTACTGGTACTGTAACTACAACTGGTGGATACGGAGACAGTATGTCAAGTTTAGCTACTGAAACTTGTGACGTTGCTACATTCTATGCAGATGCACGTAGAGATTATGCGGACGAATGGGAAACAGATTATGAAAAAACTGACATTTGGACTGAAACAAACGTTGTTGGTGTTACTTCAAATATCATGAATGATACCATTTCCGTAAGTACTGTAAATCTTGATGCTGACATCATTGAAGCTATTTCTCAAGCATTCATCAACATCGCTGGTACGTTAGAGGGACAAGGAGTTATGACTGTATACTCTCACCAAGGATATATCGTCGTCGATGATTCCGATTACGACCCAGCAAGAGCCGCAGCTGAATTAGCAGCTGAATAG
- a CDS encoding transporter substrate-binding domain-containing protein gives MKKVLLSLSVIAFVFVLSACKNSDDVLRVGMDLRYPPFETVDTDNNPEGISVDIALAFGEFLGREVEIVNTDFGAIIPALDSGELDIAIASMSITEEREKEVDFSNPYFYFKIISLVNADFAATNGITEDSTIEEILAIESTRYVGIATQVSVTIPESYGKTVTEATELSTAIESVAQGTADILLMSANPVVNGYNANPDDTIVLWDAFVSSPIGMAVKEGNSELLEQANDFIATFDDEDGLYDTLATDWDAIILENLGRYGLEFYINE, from the coding sequence ATGAAAAAAGTACTACTATCACTTAGTGTAATCGCATTCGTGTTTGTACTAAGTGCATGCAAGAATAGTGATGATGTGTTGCGGGTTGGAATGGACTTACGTTATCCACCATTTGAAACCGTAGATACGGACAATAATCCCGAAGGAATTAGTGTCGATATCGCATTGGCGTTTGGAGAGTTCTTAGGACGTGAAGTGGAAATCGTAAATACCGATTTCGGTGCAATTATCCCAGCCTTAGATTCTGGTGAATTGGACATTGCAATTGCATCAATGAGTATTACAGAGGAACGCGAGAAAGAAGTCGATTTCAGTAACCCATATTTTTACTTCAAAATCATCTCATTGGTAAATGCGGATTTTGCAGCGACGAATGGAATTACTGAAGATTCAACGATTGAGGAAATTCTAGCAATTGAATCAACAAGATATGTTGGTATTGCGACCCAAGTATCGGTAACCATTCCAGAATCCTATGGTAAAACAGTAACGGAAGCAACCGAGTTAAGTACCGCGATTGAATCCGTTGCTCAAGGAACCGCAGACATTCTTCTAATGAGTGCCAATCCCGTTGTTAACGGATATAACGCAAATCCAGATGATACGATTGTATTATGGGATGCCTTTGTATCAAGCCCAATAGGTATGGCAGTAAAAGAAGGAAACTCTGAACTTCTTGAACAAGCAAATGATTTTATCGCTACGTTTGATGATGAAGATGGGTTATATGACACATTAGCTACGGATTGGGATGCAATTATATTAGAAAATCTAGGACGCTACGGTCTTGAATTCTACATCAACGAGTAA
- the phnC gene encoding phosphonate ABC transporter ATP-binding protein, whose amino-acid sequence MIRFQNVGKIYPNGVEALKDVTLDIQQGEFVAIIGLSGAGKSTLIRLINKMHDITSGTLIVNDTNVDDTLRGRELRKFRRGIGMIFQSFNLILRTTVLKNVLAARVAEMGTLRTFVGAYTKEDKINALSALEQLGILEKAYNRADQLSGGQMQRVALARTIAQNPKIILADEPVASLDPITANQVMADFKKVNTELNITVIANMHHVDMALKYADRVIGINNGEIVYDGPSSKVTNDLLKMVYGRELTDDDILTDEMIMDQ is encoded by the coding sequence ATGATCCGATTTCAAAATGTAGGAAAAATATATCCCAACGGTGTAGAGGCATTAAAGGATGTCACGTTGGATATTCAACAAGGTGAGTTTGTCGCAATCATTGGATTGAGTGGTGCAGGTAAATCAACATTGATTCGCCTAATCAACAAAATGCACGATATTACATCTGGAACATTAATTGTCAATGATACGAATGTAGATGATACCCTGCGTGGTCGTGAACTTCGGAAATTCCGTCGTGGAATTGGAATGATATTCCAATCATTCAACTTAATTTTACGGACCACAGTATTGAAGAATGTATTGGCAGCACGTGTTGCTGAGATGGGCACTTTACGAACATTTGTTGGTGCCTATACAAAAGAAGATAAAATCAATGCATTGTCCGCATTGGAACAACTTGGTATCTTAGAAAAAGCATACAACCGTGCCGATCAATTATCCGGAGGGCAAATGCAACGTGTTGCATTAGCTCGTACAATCGCTCAGAATCCAAAAATTATCTTAGCCGATGAACCTGTTGCCTCATTAGACCCTATCACTGCAAATCAAGTTATGGCAGATTTTAAAAAAGTAAATACAGAGTTAAACATTACGGTAATCGCAAATATGCACCATGTCGACATGGCGTTAAAATATGCAGACCGTGTTATTGGTATTAATAATGGGGAAATAGTTTACGATGGACCATCTTCAAAAGTAACAAACGATTTACTCAAAATGGTGTATGGTCGTGAGTTAACCGATGATGATATCCTGACTGACGAAATGATAATGGATCAATAG
- a CDS encoding L-lactate permease encodes MNIIVAFLPIILPFIFLVLLKMSARLGMTITFLIVLLSAFFVWDMDIVVLGASILQGLHKAFGILIILFGAIFMMNILKKNGAVDRINHGFNALTTDMRLQAILIAFLFGAIIEGVAGFGTPAVVVAPLMVALGFSPIAAATLALVSNSVPVPFAAVGTPIQIGLGNIDTTAEFFNQVGAYITSVDFLSGLFMPTIVVFMLLTFFSKNTTKKDYLEIVPWTLFIGLLYTSIAFVTLRVLGYEFVTIVSSITTLVLATLSIKYKILIPKHAWINAKQEVEEIAHSDMSLVRAWLPYGIVILLLIVSRIIPGVKTFFKTFIDLSYNTILGVDGVSSSLELLYSPGFILIVSAILAVFIQRASTKNIKDAGLISFNTVKGAALALIPTLALVQIFSNSGINLSDIDSMPIYLATFLGERLNGIWIFLAPFVGELGSFITGSATVSTLTFSPVQYQIAQQYALNPELILGLQVLGGAAGNMICVHNVVSVSTVVNTVGQEGTIIKKTIIPAILYGLLAGLAAFILF; translated from the coding sequence ATGAACATTATCGTTGCATTTTTACCGATTATTTTACCCTTTATATTTCTTGTATTATTAAAGATGAGTGCCCGTTTAGGAATGACAATTACATTTTTAATTGTATTACTAAGTGCCTTTTTCGTCTGGGATATGGACATCGTTGTCCTTGGGGCTTCGATTCTCCAAGGCTTACATAAAGCATTCGGTATATTGATTATTCTATTCGGTGCGATCTTCATGATGAATATTTTAAAGAAAAACGGCGCTGTGGATCGAATTAATCATGGCTTTAATGCCCTTACAACCGATATGAGATTACAAGCAATCTTAATTGCGTTTTTATTTGGAGCGATTATTGAAGGAGTCGCTGGATTTGGTACCCCAGCCGTAGTGGTTGCACCACTGATGGTGGCACTTGGCTTTTCACCAATCGCAGCTGCGACCTTAGCACTTGTTTCCAACAGTGTCCCCGTACCATTTGCTGCGGTAGGAACACCGATTCAAATCGGACTTGGAAATATCGACACCACCGCAGAGTTCTTTAATCAAGTTGGAGCGTATATCACCAGTGTCGACTTTCTCAGTGGACTATTTATGCCGACGATTGTCGTCTTTATGTTACTAACGTTTTTCTCTAAAAATACCACGAAAAAGGATTATCTTGAAATCGTACCTTGGACGTTGTTCATAGGTTTACTCTATACATCCATTGCGTTTGTAACCTTGCGAGTATTAGGATATGAGTTTGTTACCATTGTTAGTTCGATTACAACTCTAGTCCTTGCCACCCTCTCGATTAAATACAAAATACTCATTCCGAAACATGCGTGGATAAATGCCAAACAAGAAGTAGAGGAAATTGCTCACAGTGATATGTCACTTGTCCGAGCATGGTTACCATATGGAATTGTTATTTTGTTATTGATTGTGTCACGGATCATCCCTGGAGTTAAAACCTTTTTTAAAACATTTATTGATCTATCTTACAATACAATTTTAGGTGTGGATGGAGTAAGTAGTAGTTTAGAACTTCTCTACTCACCAGGATTCATCTTGATTGTCTCAGCGATTCTTGCCGTATTTATCCAACGTGCTTCGACGAAGAATATTAAAGACGCAGGACTAATCAGTTTTAACACCGTCAAAGGAGCTGCCTTAGCATTAATCCCCACACTTGCGTTAGTACAAATCTTCAGCAACAGTGGAATCAATCTATCCGATATCGACAGTATGCCCATCTATCTTGCGACTTTCCTCGGTGAACGCTTAAATGGAATCTGGATATTCCTTGCGCCATTCGTCGGAGAACTCGGTTCATTTATCACTGGTAGTGCGACCGTAAGTACACTCACCTTTAGCCCAGTGCAGTATCAGATTGCACAACAATATGCCTTAAACCCAGAATTAATACTGGGGTTACAAGTTCTCGGTGGTGCCGCTGGGAACATGATTTGTGTTCATAATGTTGTCAGTGTATCAACGGTTGTCAATACTGTAGGACAAGAAGGAACCATTATTAAAAAAACAATTATCCCAGCAATCCTCTATGGGCTCTTAGCAGGACTTGCAGCATTTATCCTATTTTAA
- a CDS encoding amino acid ABC transporter ATP-binding protein, which translates to MKLKIDNVSHTYNVEVLHNLEFSLEGYNSIAIIGVSGSGKSTLIRLMSGIEVPTSGDIFIDDFYVQDPVYKKQVGFVFQSHNLFPHLTLKRNITLILEKTRDIEKEEANQIAEQHLTLLHLEDQMDKLPKHVSGGQAQRASIARALSINPDVVFLDEPTSALDPILTHEVLTAVEELKGFGKQFIFVTHVMSFVKDFADYVIFMDDGYIKEHGEPSILDNPKTDELKAFMHRVR; encoded by the coding sequence ATGAAATTAAAAATAGACAACGTATCACATACCTATAACGTCGAAGTATTACACAATCTAGAATTTAGTTTGGAAGGATACAACTCAATCGCCATTATCGGAGTATCTGGATCTGGGAAATCCACATTAATTCGATTGATGAGTGGAATTGAAGTTCCTACCTCAGGAGATATTTTCATTGATGACTTTTATGTACAAGATCCAGTATACAAGAAGCAAGTTGGTTTTGTTTTTCAAAGTCACAATCTATTTCCGCATTTAACCTTAAAACGAAACATAACACTGATCTTAGAAAAAACAAGAGATATCGAAAAAGAGGAAGCAAACCAAATCGCCGAACAGCATTTAACATTGTTGCACCTTGAAGATCAAATGGATAAACTTCCAAAACACGTCTCCGGGGGACAAGCACAACGTGCGAGTATTGCCCGTGCGTTAAGTATTAATCCCGATGTCGTATTCTTAGATGAACCAACGAGTGCCTTAGATCCAATCTTAACCCATGAAGTTTTAACCGCAGTGGAAGAACTAAAAGGTTTTGGGAAGCAATTCATATTTGTTACGCATGTGATGAGCTTTGTCAAAGACTTTGCGGATTACGTCATCTTTATGGACGATGGATACATCAAAGAACATGGGGAACCATCTATTTTAGACAATCCTAAAACAGATGAATTAAAAGCATTTATGCACCGTGTACGTTAA
- a CDS encoding aldo/keto reductase translates to MNILQETYTLSNGVKIPKIGLGTWQSKPGDEAYNAVLLALKNGYRHIDTAEGYQNEESVGRAVRDSGIPREEIFITSKLESHIKTYEGAKKAFEETLEKLGFDYLDLFLIHAPWPWSEMGKNCDEGNVEAWKAMEEFYKAGKIRAIGVSNFDPNHIKNILDNTDIVPHVNQIGYFIGLDQSKTIEYCNQKNIFIEAYSPLGIGYLLDNKDIQNVAKKYNKSTAQICIRYLLQKGTAPLPKSTHEHRIIENGDVDFEIAADDMAFLDTIKGDPRRWE, encoded by the coding sequence ATGAATATTCTACAAGAGACATACACACTGAGTAATGGGGTAAAAATTCCTAAAATTGGACTTGGTACCTGGCAAAGCAAGCCAGGTGATGAAGCCTATAATGCAGTATTACTAGCACTTAAAAACGGATATCGTCATATTGATACAGCTGAAGGTTATCAAAACGAGGAAAGTGTTGGGCGAGCAGTTCGTGATTCAGGAATTCCACGAGAAGAAATTTTCATTACATCAAAATTAGAATCTCACATTAAGACCTATGAAGGTGCGAAAAAAGCCTTTGAAGAAACACTGGAAAAACTCGGCTTTGATTATCTTGATTTATTCCTAATTCACGCACCTTGGCCATGGAGTGAAATGGGAAAAAACTGTGACGAAGGTAATGTCGAAGCGTGGAAAGCCATGGAAGAGTTTTACAAAGCTGGTAAAATTCGAGCGATCGGTGTATCAAACTTTGATCCGAATCACATCAAAAACATCTTAGATAATACCGATATTGTACCGCATGTGAATCAAATCGGGTATTTCATCGGACTCGATCAATCGAAGACAATCGAATATTGCAATCAAAAGAATATCTTTATTGAAGCCTATTCACCACTAGGCATTGGGTACTTACTTGACAACAAAGACATTCAAAACGTTGCCAAAAAATACAATAAATCAACGGCACAAATTTGTATTCGATACCTACTTCAAAAAGGAACCGCACCACTACCAAAATCAACACATGAACACCGCATTATCGAGAATGGGGATGTTGATTTTGAGATTGCAGCAGATGATATGGCATTTTTGGATACCATCAAAGGGGATCCACGTCGTTGGGAATAA
- a CDS encoding pyridoxamine 5'-phosphate oxidase family protein: protein MATTLENIQLLLEQFPSLFQSVTIASIKDQKTPYSSYAPFVMANSTIYILISTIAQHYKNIVDNPTINIMMIEDEKSTKNIFFRRRLSYLTSCQKVDDKHIADLFIDKFGEMAELLFSMDFVMMECTIINGNFIVGPGQAYHIDQENQVHKQMTGTGGHGHRKS, encoded by the coding sequence ATGGCTACTACTTTAGAGAATATACAATTATTACTCGAACAGTTTCCATCGTTGTTTCAATCTGTAACCATTGCATCCATTAAAGATCAAAAGACACCGTATAGTTCCTATGCACCATTTGTTATGGCAAATAGTACAATCTATATTTTGATTAGTACCATTGCGCAACATTACAAAAACATTGTCGACAATCCGACGATAAATATTATGATGATTGAAGATGAGAAATCGACAAAGAATATCTTTTTCCGTCGACGGTTGTCGTATCTTACAAGTTGTCAAAAGGTTGACGACAAACACATCGCAGACTTGTTCATTGATAAATTTGGTGAAATGGCAGAGTTATTATTTAGTATGGACTTCGTGATGATGGAGTGTACCATTATCAATGGAAACTTCATTGTTGGACCGGGACAAGCGTATCATATAGATCAAGAGAATCAAGTTCATAAACAAATGACAGGAACTGGTGGCCATGGCCACCGTAAGTCATAA
- the mutY gene encoding A/G-specific adenine glycosylase encodes MNPIEFQQELLSWYDHQKRILPWRDNPDPYHVWISEIMLQQTRVETVIPYFERFISNVPTVRDLATLDDDILHKLWEGLGYYSRASNLKKAAIKIVNDYDGVIPQRVEELQSLPGIGPYTSGAIASIAFDQPYTAVDGNVLRVFARITANKNNIKDPKTKRLIKETVEYLLPESRVGDFNQALMEIGATVCKPNGAPDCTQCPLQKYCQAYHQNLTDVIPIKQQKTKRKIKNITVLVVKYNGRYLIEKRPEKGLLASLYQFPNFEGKLALNDIKLVLKGIKTVKKLKSSTHIFSHLEWHMTGYHVTLSEQIEGLFVTRKEMEETYSIPTAFKAFKSYILGGHHE; translated from the coding sequence ATGAATCCTATTGAATTTCAACAAGAGTTACTATCCTGGTATGATCATCAAAAACGGATTTTACCATGGCGTGACAATCCTGATCCATACCATGTCTGGATTAGTGAAATCATGTTACAACAAACCCGAGTAGAGACCGTTATTCCTTATTTTGAAAGGTTCATTTCAAACGTTCCAACAGTACGTGATTTAGCAACACTAGATGATGACATCTTGCATAAATTATGGGAAGGTCTAGGATATTATTCCCGGGCATCGAACTTAAAAAAAGCAGCCATCAAAATCGTCAATGATTATGACGGAGTCATACCTCAAAGAGTAGAGGAATTGCAATCCTTACCAGGGATAGGACCCTATACATCCGGAGCGATCGCATCGATTGCTTTTGATCAACCATATACGGCCGTTGATGGAAATGTGTTACGTGTTTTCGCACGAATTACAGCCAACAAAAACAATATTAAAGATCCTAAAACAAAACGTCTCATTAAAGAGACGGTAGAGTACCTTTTACCCGAGTCGCGAGTGGGTGATTTTAATCAAGCATTGATGGAAATAGGTGCAACTGTGTGCAAACCAAATGGTGCTCCAGATTGCACTCAGTGTCCACTTCAAAAATACTGTCAAGCATACCATCAAAATCTAACGGATGTAATTCCTATAAAACAACAAAAAACGAAAAGAAAAATCAAAAATATAACAGTACTAGTTGTCAAATATAACGGTCGATATTTGATTGAAAAAAGACCCGAAAAAGGTCTGTTGGCATCCCTCTATCAATTTCCAAATTTTGAAGGAAAGTTAGCTCTTAACGATATCAAACTCGTTCTTAAGGGTATCAAAACCGTAAAAAAACTGAAATCTAGCACACATATTTTCTCACATTTAGAGTGGCATATGACAGGATATCATGTTACATTAAGTGAGCAAATTGAAGGCTTGTTTGTCACTCGAAAAGAGATGGAAGAGACCTACTCAATTCCTACTGCGTTTAAAGCATTTAAATCATATATCTTAGGAGGTCATCATGAATAA